In Desulfomicrobium escambiense DSM 10707, one genomic interval encodes:
- a CDS encoding flagellin: MSLIINHNLMAMTAARNLSGAYGNLSTSVNRLSSGLRITTAADDAAGLAIRELMRADIASLNQGVRNANDAISMIQTADGALQVIDEKLIRMKELAEQAATGTYTSDQRLIIDSEYQQMASEITRIANATDFNGIYLLNGNLSSDTFSGGGLQSTGKLKVHFGTANDSAEDYYYIKIGTSTASALGVGNAADPDLDGGYSISTQEGAQKSLEALNKAIISKDNIRANLGALQNRLENTITNLTVQAENLQAAESRISDVDVATEMTNFVRNQILTQSAVAMLSQANTLPQMALQLMQG, encoded by the coding sequence ATGTCACTCATCATCAACCACAACCTGATGGCCATGACCGCGGCCCGAAATCTTTCCGGCGCCTACGGCAACCTTTCCACCTCAGTGAACCGCCTGTCCTCGGGTCTGCGCATCACCACGGCGGCCGACGACGCCGCGGGCCTCGCCATCCGCGAGCTCATGCGCGCCGACATCGCGTCCCTGAACCAGGGTGTGCGAAACGCCAACGACGCCATCTCCATGATCCAGACCGCTGACGGCGCCCTGCAGGTCATCGACGAAAAGCTGATCCGCATGAAGGAACTGGCTGAGCAGGCCGCCACCGGTACCTACACTTCGGACCAGCGCCTGATCATCGACTCGGAATACCAGCAGATGGCCTCGGAAATCACCCGAATCGCCAACGCCACGGACTTCAACGGCATCTACCTGCTGAACGGCAACCTTTCGAGCGACACCTTCAGTGGTGGTGGCCTACAGTCCACCGGCAAGCTCAAGGTCCACTTCGGAACGGCCAATGACAGCGCCGAGGACTACTACTACATCAAAATTGGTACTTCGACCGCATCGGCACTCGGCGTTGGAAACGCTGCAGATCCGGACTTAGATGGCGGGTATTCAATCTCGACCCAGGAAGGAGCTCAGAAGTCTCTCGAAGCACTGAACAAGGCCATCATTTCCAAGGACAACATCCGCGCCAACCTGGGCGCCCTGCAGAACCGCCTGGAAAACACCATCACCAACCTGACGGTCCAGGCCGAGAACCTGCAGGCAGCGGAATCCCGGATCTCCGACGTGGACGTGGCCACGGAAATGACCAACTTCGTGCGCAACCAGATTCTGACCCAGTCGGCGGTGGCCATGCTGTCCCAGGCCAACACCCTGCCGCAGATGGCGCTGCAGCTCATGCAGGGATAA
- the tsf gene encoding translation elongation factor Ts, with amino-acid sequence MSITAAMVKDLRDRTGAGMMDCKKALSECDGDEEKAIAWLREKGLSKAAKKAGRATSEGLITVVIADDGKSAAMSELKCETDFVAKNEEFIAFAEGLAKLAMEKKTDDIEALPAEATDLSGLIGKIGENMQTGRLAYVALSGDGVIGSYVHSTKKLGVLVELTGAATPELAKDVAMQIAAANPICVSPDQIPAETLAQEKEIYLNQAKEEGKPAQIAEKIVEGRIRKYYQEVCLREQVFIKDDKKTIKDLLGKNADIARFYRFAIGA; translated from the coding sequence ATGAGCATCACCGCAGCAATGGTTAAGGACCTGCGCGACCGCACCGGCGCGGGCATGATGGACTGCAAGAAGGCCCTGAGCGAGTGCGACGGCGACGAGGAAAAGGCCATCGCCTGGCTTCGCGAGAAGGGTCTGTCCAAGGCCGCCAAGAAGGCCGGACGCGCCACCTCCGAAGGTCTGATCACGGTCGTCATCGCCGACGACGGCAAGTCCGCCGCCATGAGCGAGCTCAAGTGCGAGACCGACTTCGTGGCCAAGAACGAGGAGTTCATCGCCTTCGCCGAAGGGCTCGCCAAGCTGGCCATGGAGAAGAAGACGGACGACATCGAGGCCCTGCCCGCCGAGGCCACCGACCTCTCCGGCCTCATCGGCAAGATCGGCGAGAACATGCAGACCGGCCGCCTGGCCTACGTCGCCCTGAGCGGCGACGGCGTCATCGGCTCCTACGTCCACTCCACCAAGAAGCTGGGCGTCCTGGTCGAACTGACCGGCGCGGCCACCCCCGAGCTGGCCAAGGACGTGGCCATGCAGATCGCGGCCGCCAATCCGATCTGTGTGAGCCCCGACCAGATTCCGGCCGAAACCCTGGCCCAGGAAAAGGAAATCTACCTGAACCAGGCCAAGGAAGAAGGCAAGCCGGCCCAGATCGCCGAAAAGATCGTCGAAGGCCGCATCCGCAAGTACTATCAGGAAGTCTGCCTTCGCGAGCAGGTCTTCATCAAGGACGACAAGAAGACCATCAAGGATCTTCTCGGGAAGAACGCTGACATCGCCCGGTTTTACCGGTTCGCGATTGGCGCATAA
- the tsaB gene encoding tRNA (adenosine(37)-N6)-threonylcarbamoyltransferase complex dimerization subunit type 1 TsaB: protein MTSCATSASLFLALNCAEERLQVVLGTPGSLLFSEEILCPGQSIRHLPTAMERALAVRGATARDLAGIACVRGPGSFTGLRIAHAAMYGLSRAFAIPMAGLAYLELLAAQATDFATGETWVLTYARKGQVYMQGFSNGLALGPVRPARVAQALGLLADRPAPLFLLGSGLRTNPELQGLANASVLPPLLDTPTPTALLAAACAASYAGSPPPPLYLRKSDAEDNLDAIAQSRGIPSDEARRHIPDFE from the coding sequence ATGACATCCTGCGCCACTTCCGCTAGCCTCTTCCTGGCGCTGAACTGCGCCGAGGAACGCCTGCAGGTCGTTCTGGGCACGCCCGGAAGCCTCCTCTTCAGCGAGGAGATTCTCTGCCCCGGCCAGTCCATCCGCCACCTGCCCACGGCCATGGAGCGCGCTCTGGCCGTGCGCGGTGCCACAGCCCGCGACCTCGCCGGCATCGCCTGCGTGCGTGGCCCCGGGTCCTTCACGGGCCTGCGCATCGCCCACGCGGCCATGTACGGCCTGTCCCGGGCCTTCGCCATCCCCATGGCCGGGCTGGCCTACCTGGAGTTGCTGGCCGCTCAGGCCACGGATTTCGCCACCGGGGAAACCTGGGTGCTGACCTACGCCCGCAAAGGGCAGGTCTACATGCAGGGGTTCTCGAACGGCCTGGCTCTCGGTCCGGTCCGGCCCGCGCGCGTCGCCCAGGCGCTGGGCCTGCTCGCCGACCGTCCCGCCCCGCTCTTTCTGCTTGGCAGCGGCCTGCGCACGAATCCCGAACTGCAGGGACTGGCCAATGCGTCCGTCCTTCCTCCCCTCCTAGACACGCCGACGCCGACGGCCCTGCTCGCCGCGGCATGCGCTGCCTCCTACGCCGGCAGCCCTCCCCCGCCCCTGTACCTGCGCAAATCCGACGCCGAGGACAACCTCGACGCCATCGCCCAGTCCCGCGGCATTCCCAGCGATGAAGCGCGGCGTCACATCCCGGACTTCGAGTGA
- the dxr gene encoding 1-deoxy-D-xylulose-5-phosphate reductoisomerase yields the protein MKYISPLVSPVFGRSGPRSLAILGSTGSIGTSALRVVAKNPDALRVVALAGARNVELLASQAGMFRPRYLAVLTEEGARELRGLLPVGYAPEILVGRDGYAALATLPEADLVLAAQVGAAGLVPALAAARAGKVLCLANKEALVLAGELFRRTCAESGAVILPVDSEHNALFQAFAGHDGRQAVRLILTASGGPFRTWPAEKIRTVTPAQALKHPNWSMGAKISIDSATMMNKGLEIIEAVHLYGADLDEVDVVVHPQSIVHSLVEYADGSQLAHLGVPDMEIPIGYCLGYPERLNIGLERLDLAKVGTLTFEGPDPERFPCLRLAREALAAGSPVVLNAANEVAVQAFLDGRISFPGIARLIEEMLSMHALTCVQDLDDILSLDAQTRTRAAEALGRGEW from the coding sequence ATGAAGTACATCTCCCCCCTCGTCTCACCGGTTTTCGGCCGGTCCGGCCCCCGCTCCCTGGCCATCCTGGGCAGCACGGGCTCCATCGGCACCAGCGCCCTGCGCGTCGTGGCCAAGAACCCGGACGCCTTGCGCGTCGTTGCCCTGGCCGGAGCCCGGAACGTCGAACTGCTCGCGAGCCAGGCCGGCATGTTCCGCCCCAGGTATCTGGCGGTCCTGACCGAAGAGGGGGCCCGGGAACTGCGCGGGCTGCTGCCGGTCGGCTACGCGCCGGAAATCCTCGTCGGCCGCGACGGGTACGCCGCACTGGCCACCCTGCCCGAAGCGGACCTCGTGCTGGCCGCCCAGGTCGGCGCGGCCGGGCTGGTCCCGGCCCTGGCCGCGGCCAGGGCCGGCAAGGTCCTCTGCCTAGCCAACAAGGAGGCCCTCGTCCTGGCCGGAGAGCTCTTTCGCAGGACATGCGCCGAGTCCGGCGCGGTCATCCTGCCCGTGGACTCGGAGCACAACGCCCTGTTCCAGGCCTTTGCCGGACACGACGGGCGGCAGGCCGTGCGCCTCATCCTGACCGCCTCGGGCGGACCTTTCCGCACCTGGCCGGCCGAGAAGATTCGGACCGTCACCCCGGCCCAGGCCCTCAAGCACCCCAACTGGTCCATGGGCGCAAAAATCTCCATCGATTCCGCGACCATGATGAACAAGGGGCTCGAAATCATCGAGGCCGTGCACCTCTACGGGGCCGACCTCGACGAAGTGGATGTGGTGGTCCACCCCCAGTCCATCGTCCACTCCCTCGTCGAGTATGCGGACGGCTCCCAGCTGGCCCACCTGGGCGTGCCGGACATGGAGATCCCCATCGGCTACTGCCTGGGCTACCCCGAGCGGCTCAACATCGGCCTGGAGCGGCTGGACCTGGCCAAGGTCGGCACCCTGACCTTCGAAGGGCCCGACCCCGAACGCTTTCCCTGCCTGCGCCTGGCCCGCGAGGCCCTGGCCGCCGGAAGTCCCGTTGTCCTCAACGCGGCCAACGAAGTGGCCGTGCAGGCCTTCCTGGACGGCCGCATCTCTTTTCCGGGCATCGCCCGGCTCATCGAGGAAATGCTCTCCATGCACGCCTTGACCTGCGTGCAGGATTTGGACGACATTCTCTCCCTCGACGCGCAAACACGAACACGGGCCGCAGAGGCCCTGGGAAGAGGGGAATGGTGA
- the rpsB gene encoding 30S ribosomal protein S2, producing the protein MPYVSMKQMLETGVHFGHQTRRWNPKMRPFIFGARKGIHIIDLQQTVKLYRKAHDFIAETVARGGKIIFVGTKRQAQDVIKAEAERCGMFHVTNRWLGGTLTNYQTIRTSIGRLKKLEAMFEDGSVNRFLKKEIVGMEREVAKLNLTLGGIKDMEEPPAAAFIIDPHREEIAVKECRKLGIPIVAVVDTNCDPDLIDYIIPGNDDAIRAIKLFAAAMADACVEGQASAKDTTPAPKAAKTAEVEIPVAEDIESAETDEEV; encoded by the coding sequence ATGCCTTACGTATCCATGAAACAGATGCTGGAGACCGGAGTTCACTTCGGCCACCAGACCCGCCGCTGGAACCCCAAGATGCGCCCCTTCATCTTCGGCGCGCGCAAGGGCATCCACATCATCGACCTGCAGCAGACCGTGAAGTTGTACCGCAAGGCCCACGACTTCATCGCCGAGACCGTGGCCCGCGGCGGCAAGATCATCTTCGTCGGCACCAAGCGGCAGGCCCAGGACGTGATCAAGGCCGAAGCCGAGCGCTGCGGCATGTTCCACGTCACCAACCGCTGGCTGGGCGGCACCCTGACCAACTACCAGACCATCCGCACCAGCATCGGCCGGCTGAAGAAGCTTGAGGCCATGTTCGAGGACGGCTCCGTGAACCGCTTCCTGAAGAAGGAAATCGTCGGCATGGAGCGCGAGGTCGCCAAGCTGAACCTGACGCTCGGCGGCATCAAGGACATGGAGGAGCCCCCGGCGGCCGCCTTCATCATCGACCCGCACCGCGAAGAGATCGCGGTCAAGGAATGCCGCAAGCTCGGCATCCCGATCGTGGCCGTGGTCGACACCAACTGCGACCCCGACCTGATCGACTACATCATCCCCGGCAACGATGACGCCATCCGCGCCATCAAGCTGTTCGCCGCCGCCATGGCCGACGCCTGCGTCGAAGGCCAGGCCAGCGCCAAGGACACCACCCCCGCGCCCAAGGCAGCCAAGACCGCCGAAGTTGAAATTCCGGTCGCCGAAGACATCGAATCCGCCGAAACGGACGAAGAGGTATAA
- the pyrH gene encoding UMP kinase, with translation MDKLRYGRVMLKLSGEALAGEQGFGIEPATIQSICSELVEAASLGVQLSLVIGGGNIFRGVSVSSKGMDRASADYMGMLATVMNALAVQDALEKLGVTTRVMTAIDMKEVAEPYIRRRAIRHLEKGRVVICAAGTGIPYFTTDTAAVIRAMELKCEAILKATRVNGVYDKDPEKHSDAVMFNRLTYIDVLQRRLKVMDSAAISLCMDNKLPIGVFNLFVPGNIQRVVRGEEVGTIVQGE, from the coding sequence ATGGACAAGCTCCGATACGGCAGAGTCATGCTCAAACTGAGCGGAGAAGCCCTGGCCGGAGAACAGGGGTTCGGCATCGAGCCCGCGACCATCCAGTCCATCTGCAGCGAGCTGGTCGAGGCGGCCTCCCTGGGCGTACAGCTCAGCCTTGTCATCGGCGGCGGCAACATCTTCAGGGGCGTGTCCGTCTCCTCCAAGGGCATGGACCGCGCCTCGGCCGACTACATGGGCATGCTGGCCACGGTCATGAACGCCCTGGCCGTGCAGGACGCCCTGGAGAAGCTCGGCGTCACGACCCGCGTCATGACGGCCATCGACATGAAGGAAGTGGCCGAGCCCTACATCCGCCGCCGCGCCATCCGCCACTTGGAAAAGGGCCGCGTGGTCATCTGCGCAGCGGGCACGGGCATCCCCTATTTCACCACGGACACGGCGGCTGTCATCCGGGCCATGGAGCTCAAGTGCGAGGCCATCCTCAAGGCCACGCGGGTCAACGGCGTCTACGACAAGGACCCGGAAAAGCACTCCGACGCGGTCATGTTCAACCGCCTGACTTACATCGACGTGCTGCAGCGCCGCCTGAAAGTCATGGACTCTGCGGCCATATCCCTGTGCATGGACAACAAGCTCCCCATCGGCGTCTTCAATCTCTTCGTGCCCGGCAACATCCAGCGCGTGGTCAGGGGCGAGGAAGTCGGAACTATCGTTCAAGGAGAATGA
- the fliD gene encoding flagellar filament capping protein FliD, with protein MADDLTTTLTSGAIRFTGLGSGTDFESMVTKLVEVEQTHTKRLLSWRAQWDAKSESFDSLSSSLLSLKTTLDSMNTPDEFLVKQAASSNSAVLTATAGSAAEESSHQIEVVSLATNDMHMGAVIFSSPDAVISGGAAGTFAFTVGNQQVSVDVTPTTTLSQFANLINSDPDNRNAVRASVINDGSGYRLQIRSMDLGAGNDFIIDDTATSGNLLQSFGKNQFIETQNASNAQLRVDGYPVGTPTQTADILRATLAATAATDLVAASGGTFKFAYAGNIHSIAVAATDTWADLAANITAATGITASATDVSGSLEFTLTGEPGSANQISIINAPGTSVESLQARHFSQIQGATDGYIERASNAISDIIPGVTMNLTSTGTTTLTTSLDPESVTENMLTFVESVNAVLQQIKEQTQVTTVGANVSGSLLTGNYGLQMIQQKLKNILAEKGLGFDYDLDPITSLGSIGITTDTSEGSPTFGLLTLDQGAFFSALTSNPDAVARLFSADYYPSTKEVVDGQAVESSNFKFDSYLKGITGAGDFAISYTVDAGGNITAASINGYSANIDGNKIVASGGGNISRGLAVEVINLTAGTYSGQVQIKSGKAEELSQEIKKLTDPLTGTLEILKDNYQDIMDSIDDKIAYEERRLALLERTLRLRFANLEAVLGNYDNISTQLSSQIKSLPGSSSS; from the coding sequence ATGGCTGACGACCTGACCACCACTCTCACTTCCGGAGCCATACGATTCACCGGGCTCGGTTCGGGCACCGACTTCGAGTCCATGGTCACCAAGCTGGTCGAGGTCGAGCAGACGCACACCAAACGCCTGCTCAGTTGGCGCGCCCAGTGGGACGCCAAGAGCGAAAGCTTCGACTCCCTGTCCTCGTCCCTGCTTTCGCTCAAAACGACACTGGATTCCATGAACACGCCGGACGAGTTTCTGGTCAAACAGGCCGCCTCGTCCAACTCCGCGGTCCTGACCGCCACGGCCGGCAGCGCGGCGGAAGAAAGTTCCCATCAAATCGAGGTCGTGTCCCTGGCGACCAACGACATGCACATGGGGGCGGTAATTTTTTCCTCGCCCGACGCGGTCATCAGCGGCGGGGCGGCCGGGACCTTCGCTTTCACCGTGGGCAACCAGCAGGTCTCTGTGGACGTGACTCCCACCACGACCCTGTCCCAGTTTGCGAATCTCATCAATTCCGACCCGGACAACCGCAATGCCGTACGCGCCAGCGTCATCAACGACGGTAGCGGCTACCGCCTGCAGATCCGCAGCATGGATCTGGGCGCGGGCAACGACTTCATCATCGACGATACCGCGACTTCCGGAAACCTCCTCCAGAGTTTCGGGAAAAACCAGTTCATCGAGACCCAGAACGCCAGCAACGCGCAACTCCGCGTGGACGGCTATCCCGTCGGAACGCCCACCCAGACCGCGGACATCCTCAGGGCCACCCTGGCCGCCACGGCCGCAACGGATCTGGTTGCGGCCAGCGGCGGGACATTCAAGTTCGCCTACGCCGGGAACATCCATTCCATCGCCGTTGCGGCCACAGACACATGGGCCGACCTGGCCGCGAATATCACGGCCGCCACAGGCATCACTGCCTCCGCAACCGACGTCTCCGGCAGTCTTGAATTCACCCTGACCGGGGAGCCGGGCTCGGCCAACCAGATTTCCATCATCAACGCCCCGGGCACGAGCGTCGAAAGCCTGCAGGCCCGCCACTTCAGCCAGATCCAGGGCGCCACGGACGGGTACATCGAGCGGGCGAGCAACGCCATTTCCGACATCATCCCCGGCGTGACCATGAACCTGACCAGCACGGGCACCACGACCCTGACCACCAGTCTGGACCCGGAATCCGTGACCGAAAACATGCTGACCTTCGTCGAGTCCGTGAACGCCGTGCTACAGCAAATCAAGGAGCAGACCCAGGTCACGACGGTGGGCGCCAACGTGTCCGGCTCCTTGCTGACGGGCAACTACGGGTTGCAGATGATCCAGCAGAAGCTCAAGAACATTCTGGCGGAAAAGGGCCTGGGCTTCGACTACGACCTGGACCCCATCACCTCCCTGGGCAGCATCGGCATCACCACGGATACCAGCGAAGGCTCCCCAACCTTCGGACTTCTGACCCTGGACCAGGGCGCCTTCTTCTCGGCCCTGACATCGAACCCGGACGCCGTGGCCCGCCTCTTCAGCGCGGACTACTATCCGTCGACCAAGGAAGTGGTTGACGGCCAGGCAGTGGAGTCATCCAATTTCAAGTTCGACTCCTACCTCAAAGGCATCACCGGCGCGGGAGACTTCGCCATTTCGTACACGGTGGATGCCGGAGGCAACATCACTGCCGCGAGCATAAACGGTTATTCCGCCAACATCGACGGCAACAAGATTGTCGCCTCAGGCGGTGGCAACATTTCACGCGGCCTGGCCGTCGAGGTCATCAACCTGACCGCCGGCACGTATTCCGGTCAAGTCCAGATCAAGTCCGGCAAGGCCGAGGAACTGTCGCAGGAAATCAAAAAACTGACGGACCCCCTGACGGGCACCCTGGAGATCCTCAAGGACAACTACCAGGACATCATGGACTCCATCGACGACAAGATCGCCTACGAGGAGCGGCGGCTGGCCCTGCTGGAGCGCACCCTGCGGCTGCGCTTCGCCAACCTCGAGGCAGTCCTGGGCAATTACGACAACATTTCCACGCAACTCAGCTCGCAAATCAAGAGCCTCCCCGGCTCCTCCAGCAGTTAA
- the frr gene encoding ribosome recycling factor produces the protein MEKHIKDCTNRMQKSIDSLEKDFSRLRTGRASTALVDNIRVEYYGTPTPLNQVASVSIPDSRTISISPWDRNAFSNIEKAIMKSDLGLTPINDGRAIRINIPPLTEERRKDLVKMAKKYTEEAKVAIRNVRRDVNEALKKMQTAKEISEDDLHKAQDEVQKATDSFVKKADAALAEKEKEIMEI, from the coding sequence ATGGAAAAGCATATCAAGGATTGCACGAACAGGATGCAGAAGAGCATCGACAGCCTGGAGAAGGATTTTTCGCGGCTGCGCACCGGCCGCGCCTCCACGGCCCTGGTGGACAACATCAGGGTGGAGTACTACGGCACCCCGACCCCGCTCAACCAGGTCGCCTCGGTGTCCATTCCCGACAGCCGGACCATCTCGATCTCCCCTTGGGACCGCAACGCCTTCAGCAACATCGAGAAGGCCATCATGAAGTCGGACCTCGGGCTGACCCCCATCAACGACGGTCGCGCCATCCGCATCAACATCCCGCCCCTGACCGAGGAACGCCGCAAGGACCTGGTCAAGATGGCCAAGAAGTACACCGAGGAGGCCAAGGTGGCCATCCGCAACGTGCGCCGCGACGTCAACGAGGCCCTGAAGAAGATGCAGACCGCCAAGGAGATCAGCGAGGACGATCTGCACAAGGCCCAGGACGAGGTGCAGAAGGCCACGGACAGCTTCGTCAAGAAGGCCGACGCGGCCCTGGCGGAAAAAGAAAAGGAAATCATGGAGATCTAG
- a CDS encoding isoprenyl transferase gives MPPLTHLAIIMDGNGRWAKARGLDRSAGHKAGTETAREIVRECRKLGIPYLTLYTFSKENWSRPKQEVGFLFNLLREFLSAELPSLLEQSIRLNVLGEMDELPMATRQVLRHAVDKTAGCTGMNLNLALNYSGRLEILRACQAVLRKGVRPSDLTEDVFAAELYTAGMPDPDIIIRTSGELRLSNYLLFQSAYSELYFTDVAWPDFHGPELQTALADYAARQRRFGTTGEQTA, from the coding sequence ATGCCACCGCTCACCCATCTCGCCATCATCATGGACGGCAACGGCCGTTGGGCCAAGGCCCGCGGCCTGGACCGCAGCGCCGGGCACAAGGCCGGCACCGAGACCGCCAGGGAGATCGTGCGGGAATGCCGCAAACTCGGCATCCCCTACCTGACCCTCTACACCTTCTCCAAGGAGAACTGGTCGCGGCCCAAGCAGGAGGTCGGCTTCCTCTTCAACCTGCTGCGGGAGTTCCTGAGCGCGGAACTGCCGTCCCTGCTGGAGCAGTCCATCCGCCTGAACGTCCTGGGCGAGATGGACGAGCTGCCCATGGCCACCAGGCAGGTCCTCCGCCACGCCGTGGACAAGACCGCCGGCTGCACGGGCATGAACCTGAACCTGGCCCTCAACTATTCGGGACGGCTTGAAATTCTGCGCGCCTGCCAGGCCGTGCTGCGCAAGGGCGTCCGGCCCTCGGATCTGACCGAGGACGTGTTCGCAGCGGAACTCTACACCGCCGGCATGCCCGACCCGGACATCATCATCCGCACCAGCGGCGAGTTGCGGCTCAGCAACTACCTGCTCTTCCAGAGCGCGTACAGCGAGCTCTACTTTACGGATGTGGCCTGGCCCGACTTCCACGGCCCTGAACTCCAGACCGCCCTGGCGGACTACGCCGCGCGGCAGCGCCGCTTCGGGACGACCGGAGAGCAGACCGCATGA
- a CDS encoding phosphatidate cytidylyltransferase, with the protein MKSAHLQRVLTSVILLPLLGWAIFSGDPVLSLAIAAVAGLGLLEFYAMFWPLREKIAWKAGGTLLALGLVWAPLTWSGTALACLAMLGMALAFLAQHDRARFPDALQDSQILLTGLLYLPFILRLFRTVSAPEIGLVLLTTFAADTGAYYAGSYLGGAKIWPSVSPKKTWAGSIGGLAASVAVSTAFGLAFGTAGWQAFALLGAGLNIAAQTGDFFESALKRRQGIKDSGWVLPGHGGILDRIDSLLFTLPLYCGLAALFPFFA; encoded by the coding sequence ATGAAAAGTGCTCATCTGCAACGCGTGCTGACCTCAGTCATCCTGCTGCCGCTTCTGGGCTGGGCTATTTTCAGCGGCGATCCGGTCCTGAGCCTGGCCATCGCGGCAGTGGCCGGCCTGGGCCTTCTGGAATTCTACGCCATGTTCTGGCCGCTGCGGGAAAAAATCGCATGGAAAGCCGGCGGGACGCTCTTGGCCCTGGGCCTCGTCTGGGCTCCGCTGACCTGGTCCGGCACCGCCCTGGCGTGCCTGGCGATGCTCGGCATGGCTCTGGCGTTCCTGGCCCAGCATGACCGCGCACGCTTCCCCGACGCCTTGCAAGACAGCCAGATCCTGCTGACCGGGCTGCTGTACCTGCCCTTCATCCTGCGGCTCTTCCGCACCGTCTCCGCGCCGGAGATCGGCCTCGTGCTGCTGACGACCTTCGCCGCCGACACCGGGGCCTACTATGCGGGCAGCTATCTGGGCGGAGCCAAGATCTGGCCTTCCGTGAGCCCGAAAAAGACATGGGCCGGGAGCATCGGCGGCTTGGCCGCGAGCGTCGCGGTCAGCACCGCTTTCGGACTCGCCTTCGGCACGGCCGGGTGGCAGGCCTTCGCCCTGCTCGGGGCCGGGCTCAACATCGCCGCCCAGACCGGGGACTTCTTCGAGTCCGCATTGAAGCGCAGGCAGGGCATCAAGGACTCGGGCTGGGTCCTGCCCGGCCACGGCGGCATCCTGGACCGCATCGACAGCCTGCTTTTCACCCTGCCGCTCTACTGCGGCCTGGCTGCGCTTTTTCCCTTTTTCGCCTAG
- the rseP gene encoding RIP metalloprotease RseP has protein sequence MVTSILAVVLVLGGLIFFHELGHFVVARRLGMGVSVFSLGFGTRLFGVTRGKTDYRVCAFPLGGYVQLVGESPDAELPEGFTQEESFSRRPPWQRMLVVLAGPAFNFLLAWLIFWGLAYSQGVQEMLPVIGQVTNASAAQEAGLVPGDRIVEIDGQPIAVWDDLVSRIEANTGAAMQVTVARGREIVSLAVTPRLQEKRNLFGEIKVVPMMGIAPSGELSSRELSFLAAAVQGGRQIKEVSTLMVMGIVKLVERVIPWTDMGGVILISEMIHKEAQNGLVNLLALTALISINLGILNLLPIPVLDGGHILFFFLETITGRPLSPKVQQAALRIGMTLLLMLMIVATFNDILRHFR, from the coding sequence ATGGTGACCAGCATCCTGGCGGTTGTGCTTGTCCTGGGCGGACTGATCTTTTTCCACGAGCTCGGCCACTTCGTCGTGGCCCGGCGCCTTGGCATGGGCGTGAGCGTCTTCTCGCTGGGGTTCGGGACGCGGCTCTTCGGCGTCACCCGCGGCAAGACGGATTACCGCGTCTGCGCCTTCCCCCTGGGCGGCTACGTGCAGCTGGTCGGCGAATCGCCCGACGCGGAACTCCCCGAAGGGTTCACGCAGGAGGAGTCCTTCTCCCGTCGGCCACCCTGGCAACGCATGCTCGTCGTGCTGGCCGGCCCGGCCTTCAATTTTCTCCTGGCCTGGCTCATCTTCTGGGGCCTGGCCTACAGCCAGGGCGTGCAGGAAATGCTGCCGGTCATCGGCCAGGTGACCAACGCCAGCGCAGCCCAAGAAGCCGGTCTCGTCCCGGGCGACCGCATCGTCGAGATCGACGGCCAACCCATAGCCGTCTGGGACGATCTGGTCAGCCGCATCGAAGCCAACACGGGAGCCGCCATGCAGGTCACGGTGGCCCGCGGCCGCGAAATCGTGTCCCTGGCCGTGACCCCGCGACTACAGGAGAAGCGCAACCTCTTCGGCGAGATCAAGGTCGTGCCCATGATGGGCATCGCCCCGAGCGGCGAGCTCTCCAGCCGAGAACTGAGCTTCCTGGCCGCGGCGGTGCAGGGCGGTCGGCAGATCAAGGAAGTCAGCACCCTCATGGTCATGGGCATCGTCAAGCTGGTGGAGCGGGTCATCCCCTGGACCGACATGGGCGGGGTCATCCTCATCTCCGAGATGATCCACAAGGAGGCCCAGAACGGGCTGGTCAACCTGCTGGCCCTGACCGCGCTGATCAGCATCAACCTGGGCATCCTGAATCTGCTGCCCATCCCGGTCCTGGACGGAGGGCACATCCTCTTCTTCTTCCTGGAAACCATCACCGGCCGCCCCCTGAGCCCCAAGGTGCAGCAGGCGGCGCTTAGGATAGGCATGACGCTCCTGCTCATGCTCATGATCGTGGCGACCTTCAATGACATCCTGCGCCACTTCCGCTAG